The following proteins are encoded in a genomic region of Montipora foliosa isolate CH-2021 chromosome 8, ASM3666993v2, whole genome shotgun sequence:
- the LOC137968584 gene encoding uncharacterized protein, which translates to MNDEKFMLAGQGFNVECCLFCTVLRACDCDLGPHEVCLEHFQQIKANIGGFTGLRDDLTCLLDEDLSSMSLCALHCEMRNTEQLLKSIGLLAHKIGSLKECNEELSLYGPSNFKGDRISVKLKQGQQTAAGRHNISVASFSGSTERKILSALEEIVEKSLPGDKMTAYYDDPEAAKLCILGKITFCETRQKYFKEMLDSGIFIRDFGTKLEEIQLKDSAVEKELKSRLEWWKEKQVEIENEFKVVYKTQDKVPKGKHKRGKEEVSSHNQALSSYAALLTVEFLVKVGLINFSKKNMIRIYYRPTLHVN; encoded by the exons ATGAATGATGAAAAGTTCATGCTTGCAGGGCAAGGCTTCAATGTGGAGTGTTGTCTGTTCTGTACAGTTTTAAGA GCCTGTGACTGCGACTTAGGACCACACGAAGTCTGCTTGGAACATTTCCAACAAATAAAGGCCAACATTGGCGG ATTCACTGGTCTACGAGATGATCTCACATGCCTCCTTGATGAAGATTTATCTTCAATGAGTCTCTGTGCTCTACATTGTGAGATGAGGAATACAGAGCAGCTATTGAAAAGTATTGGCCTGCTCGCTCACAAGATTGGCTCCCTGAAAGAGTGCAACGAGGAACTTTCTCTGTATGGCCCCTCAAATTTTAAGGGGGATAGAATCTCTGTTAAACTTAAGCAGGGGCAACAAACTGCAGCTGGGAGACACAACATTTCTGTTGCTTCATTCTCAG GCAGCACTGAGAGAAAAATCCTTTCAGCCCTTGAAGAAATTGTGGAAAAGTCATTGCCAGGAGACAAAATGACAGCCTACTATGATGACCCTGAAGCAGCAAAGCTATGTATTCTGGGCAAGATAACATTCTGTGAGACACGTCAAAAG TATTTCAAAGAAATGCTGGACAGTGGTATATTTATCCGGGATTTTGGAACGAAGTTGGAAGAGATTCAGTTAAAGGATTCAG CTGTTGAAAAGGAGTTAAAGTCAAGGCTGGAATGGTGGAAAGAAAAGcaggttgaaattgaaaatgaatttAAAGTTGTGTACAAAACTCAGGACAAAGTGCCAAAAGGCAAGCATAAAAGGGGAAAGGAGGAAGTTAGCTCTCACAACCAGGCTCTAAGTTCGTATGCAGCGTTGCTTACAGTGGAATTTTTAGTGAAGGTGGGTTtaatcaatttctcaaaaaaaaatatgataagAATTTATTATAGGCCAACTTTACATGTGAATTAA
- the LOC138013223 gene encoding uncharacterized protein: MYRLICYSSFFHSVRVNMESSSDGIAEIDKSDITIHKVFSAFLNPGKTWFALNTNLCCTKPSTFCSSATAKLFHEEYALVSFEDLRGKDGVPASSKWFHSKGLRSDKVHVATAFGLILGILRLRALEDCPFIKSRYFESVVSLLNAKAFDLDLENSRTDTSELIKLKSHVSAIENQLSAASQVILSLHEKLKSFKNEDAEDLLTPPATPSPPKLRVLPPKSDMEKNIPNQLSPRQETPKRLKGVRKRRISELKVDEDLSPKTKRRKIRERARSVVKQLNRICHAKGESLGSILGECCVNGGKDSAKAQEAVRSAFDVMVKEKGARVTFSKLLSEETLDARAQSMRVPDWVMVLFKLKSRISDKGWQDFTNLTKLGRTGKKTDEPIFLTKNNIVALKQEQFKVTRRLVGLQKLPPDVPGYEVSLPNIVTWVIREMRLHGFVSSEVVFNLKCDGRPFFGKDQLTFGVVPLGDGCHSAQSAKSVMPLSIANCREEREELKRIVVNLNKQKDDIKRNGIFVDGKHYRISFKVTPF, encoded by the exons ATGTATAGGCTCATTTGCTATTCAAGTTTCTTTCATTCTGTCCGTGTCAATATGGAAAGCAGCAGCGACGGAATTGCGGAGATCGATAAATCCGATATTACGATACACAAAGTCTTCTCTGCCTTCTTGAACCCTGGCAAGACTTGGTTTGCCTTGAACACAAATTTATGTTGTACGAAGCCATCCACGTTTTGCTCCTCGGCTACAGCAAAGCTTTTTCACGAGGAATATGCTCTGGTGTCGTTTGAAGATTTACGTGGGAAGGATGGAGTTCCCGCCTCCAGCAAATGGTTTCACAGCAAAGGACTGCGAAGCGACAAAGTGCATGTGGCGACCGCCTTTGGCCTTATCCTCGGTATTCTTCGATTAAGAGCATTAGAAGATTGCCCATTTATCAAATCCCGATATTTTGAATCAGTGGTATCGCTGCTGAACGCAAAGGCCTTCGATTTAGACCTCGAAAACTCAAGGACAGACACTTCTGAATTGATTAAGCTAAAATCACATGTTTCAGCTATCGAAAACCAGTTATCCGCAGCTTCTCAAGTGATTTTAAGTTTGCACGAAAAGCTCAAGTCTTTCAAGAACGAAGATGCCGAAGATCTCCTCACTCCGCCTGCAACACCGAGCCCGCCAAAACTTCGCGTTCTCCCGCCAAAATCCGACATGGAGAAGAATATTCCAAATCAATTATCCCCGAGACAGGAAACACCCAAGCGATTGAAAGGAGTGAGAAAAAGAAGGATATCGGAGCTCAAAGTTGATGAAGACCTCTCACCGAAAACTAAGCGAAGAAAAATCCGGGAAAGAGCTCGGTCTGTTGTTAAACAATTAAACAGGATATGTCATGCCAAAGGAGAATCCCTGGGATCCATCCTGGGAGAGTGTTGCGTCAATGGGGGTAAAGACAGTGCCAAGGCACAAGAAGCAGTACGTTCTGCTTTTGACGTAATGGTAAAAGAGAAGGGAGCACGTGTAACATTTTCAAAGTTGCTGTCAGAAGAGACCCTGGATGCAAGAGCCCAATCCATGCGCGTTCCTGATTGGGTGATGGTATTATTTAAGCTGAAATCCAGGATCTCAGACAAAGGCTGGCAAGACTTCACCAATTTGACAAAACTTGGAAGAACAGGG aaaaaaactgatGAGCCCATCTTCCTGACCAAAAACAACATTGTAGCATTAAAACAAGAGCAGTTTAAAGTTACCAGAAGATTGGTTGGTCTTCAGAAACTTCCACCTGATGTACCAGGCTATGAAGTGAGTCTTCCTAATATTGTCACTTGGGTCATCAGAGAAATGCGGTTGCATGGTTTTGTCTCCTCTGAAGTGGTCTTTAATTTGAAGTGTGATGGGCGCCCTTTCTTTG GGAAAGACCAGTTGACGTTTGGTGTTGTTCCTTTGGGTGATGGGTGTCATTCAGCTCAGAGTGCAAAGTCAGTCATGCCCCTTTCTATAGCCAATTGCAGAGAGGAAAG GGAGGAGCTTAAGAGAATTGTTGTCAAtttaaacaagcaaaaagatgACATCAAGAGAAATGGAATTTTCGTAGATGGAAAGCACTATCGGATCAGTTTCAAGG TGACTCCATTTTAA
- the LOC137968583 gene encoding uncharacterized protein yields MPLGKMWNARLTVLITMPVCSQWEEIALIIRDGQFSADEEHLIDVLDVKCKEWGFLLLEMFGPTLGTGDYGHITIEHVSMLFRNHRSLNKLSNQGFEAAHKLQRQLYTKATSHDASDSTSSLDQILTHLYTEKLLQMRYAFREAINSIESGKPFYYRGCGWKPWRPDWSKEDQEWIKGMDTMFTRLFGPDFCEYECTKPSKASILSPGQITHDVTDIIEVNDNIVKASASTVSDEGSCNLTNAKDDVPCSVSGEGSYNPANDKDDVPCSVSGGSSCNLTNDEDDVSCSVEKRQLTLADFQNGRLNSLTRSEAAAYYLPKVSFITPGDVSVSRNFTKLFNPLLANGRPSASTVQHAMKLQRTFPNKVVKLGHLGCYNLASLKVFEKMCALESDASNLRQEICWLSQTPEAQNTAGIKDTLINLMRSDVILQQGPSIMDLSDFCTLACERYVNSFAIDTTCLTFLKEEKQSNVVYLPCYSQSWAKQGAHYFSQKVSGYFSHCPVDAANIIVTPIHIPSRQHWGILCFDAVSRTAYFDDGLKIVPPRSTVPVVKNMLNGFSVLSNDSRFKVEQWNHPRLCLPLPRINMPQQTTTGVGAGSCGMGVILSVRDIIRSGKCLPPFHWEFKDMGFLRKQLMSQILEWRNNDK; encoded by the exons ATGCCTCTGGGAAAAATGTGGAATGCCAGACTGACAGTTTTGATCACCATGCCA GTGTGCTCACAGTGGGAGGAAATTGCACTGATTATTAGAGATGGCCAGTTCTCTGCAGATGAGGAACATCTCATTGATGTTTTGGATGTTAAG TGCAAAGAATGGGGTTTCCTCCTTCTGGAAATGTTCGGCCCAACCCTTGGAACTGGTGATTATGGCCACATTACAATTGAGCATGTTTCAATGCTGTTTCGCAATCACCGGTCATTGAATAAACTTTCAAATCAAGGTTTTGAAGCTGCTCACAAGCTTCAACGGCAACTATACACAAAAGCTACTTCGCACGATGCATCCGACAGCACCTCATCAT TGGATCAGATTCTCACACACCTATACACTGAAAAGCTTCTTCAGATGAGATATGCATTCAGAGAAGCCATTAATAGCATTGAATCAG GAAAACCATTCTATTACAGAGGGTGTGGGTGGAAACCTTGGAGGCCAGACTGGTCTAAGGAAGATCAAGAATGGATCAAAGGGATGGATACAATGTTCACTAGGCTGTTTGGTCCTGATTTTTGTGAGTATGAATGTACAAAACCATCAAAAGCGTCCATACTATCTCCAGGCCAGATTACCCATGATGTGACAGACATCATAGAAGTAAATGATAACATAGTAAAGGCCAGTGCATCCACTGTCAGTGATGAAGGCAGCTGCAACCTGACTAATGCCAAAGATGATGTGCCATGTAGTGTCAGTGGTGAAGGTAGCTATAACCCGGCTAATGACAAAGATGATGTCCCATGCAGTGTCAGTGGTGGAAGCAGCTGTAACCTGActaatgatgaagatgatgtcTCATGCAGTGTTGAAAAGAGACAACTTACGCTTGCAGATTTTCAGAATGGGAGATTAAACAGCTTAACCCGCAGCGAGGCAGCAGCATACTACTTACCCAAAGTGTCTTTTATTACACCAGGAGATGTCTCAGTTTCCagaaattttacaaaactaTTTAACCCTTTGCTGGCAAATGGCCGTCCATCTGCAAGCACTGTACAACATGCAATGAAATTGCAGCGCACCTTCCCAAATAAGGTTGTTAAGCTTGGTCATCTGGGCTGCTACAACTTGGCTTCACTAAAGGTGTTTGAGAAAATGTGTGCATTGGAGTCAGATGCCTCAAACTTAAGGCAAGAAATTTGTTGGCTATCTCAAACACCTGAGGCACAGAACACTGCTGGGATCAAAGATACACTTATCAATTTAATGCGTAGCGATGTGATTTTACAACAGGGACCGAGTATCATGGACTTATCAGACTTTTGTACCCTTGCTTGTGAACGTTACGTGAACAGTTTTGCCATTGACACAACATGCCTCACCTTTCTAAAGGAGGAGAAACAAAGTAATGTTGTGTATCTCCCATGTTACAGTCAATCTTGGGCAAAACAAGGAGCACATTATTTCAGCCAAAAGGTTTCAGGGTATTTCAGTCATTGCCCAGTAGATGCAGCAAATATTATCGTGACTCCAATTCATATCCCATCTAGACAACATTGGGGAATTCTCTGCTTTGATGCAGTCAGTAGAACAGCCTATTTTGATGATGGCTTGAAGATTGTCCCACCCCGAAGCACTGTCCCAGTTGTTAAGAACATGTtgaatggtttcagtgttctttcaaatgattccaGATTCAAGGTGGAACAATGGAACCACCCAAGACTGTGCCTTCCTCTACCTCGTATCAACATGCCACAGCAGACAACGACAGGTGTAGGAGCAGGTAGCTGTGGTATGGGGGTAATTCTCTCTGTCAGAGATATCATTAGAAGTGGAAAATGCCTTCCTCCATTCCACTGGGAGTTTAAGGACATGGGCTTTCTTCGAAAGCAGTTGATGTCTCAAATTTTAGAATGGAGAAACAATGATAAGTGA
- the LOC137968585 gene encoding uncharacterized protein: MYDPLGLAGPFTVRAKILMRHLWANSEKLDWDDPIPEHNKQQWPAFFNELPEMNQVKFERCLKPSDAVCNPVLIIFCDASEDAYGSCAYVRWQRQGGGFACNLIVSKNRLAPTKKMSIDKIELCGAVLSKRLKSFIDKECRYTFQKCYYVVDSQIVHAMIQKSSYSFNTFAATRIGEIQGGTNVEDWYWCESKLNIADWLTRGKKPSEINLHSDWQEGPLFLKQPESEWPISRNYSEVRIPTTIMKVVHTVNVGVKDDLASRIKIERFSDYNRLLRVTARILKLYRREPKATIKNATQEITSKDVGTAEVFWIKEAQQNMKNDIKNGTYRRLCPRLRDDGIYVISGRAEKWLEIGYNKEDIILLPYQHRFARLYCEYIHAKGHHGVLTTASKIRARFWITKLLKMIQSVKLNCVTCKKLDKKLSGQVMGNLPKERLKPAPPWYSTSIDLFGPFTIRDAVKKRTTSKAYGVIFNCIGTRAVYLDLAPDYSTERFLMVLRRFVSLRGYPSKVYSDNGAQLVAASQELKNVAKSWDWEKLKSFGVMEGFEWNFTPADAHGKMEHQNLSSDQSNDHSRLPLEKAF, encoded by the coding sequence ATGTACGACCCTCTAGGACTGGCAGGACCCTTCACAGTGCGGGCCAAAATCTTAATGCGACATTTATGGGCAAATAGTGAAAAGCTCGATTGGGACGATCCGATACCGGaacataacaaacaacaatGGCCAGCATTCTTTAATGAATTACCTGAAATGAATCAAGTAAAATTTGAGAGATGTTTAAAGCCTTCAGACGCAGTTTGCAATCCTGTTCTTATTATCTTCTGTGATGCTTCAGAGGACGCTTACGGCTCCTGCGCGTATGTACGATGGCAACGACAGGGCGGAGGGTTTGCGTGCAATTTGATTGTTTCTAAAAATCGTCTTgcaccaacaaaaaaaatgtccaTCGACAAAATAGAGCTGTGTGGAGCAGTGTTAAGTAAGCGGCTTAAATCCTTCATTGATAAAGAATGTAGATACACTTTTCAGAAATGCTACTACGTAGTCGACTCGCAGATAGTACACGCAATGATACAGAAAAGCTCCTACAGTTTCAACACCTTCGCCGCTACACGAATTGGTGAAATTCAGGGAGGAACCAACGTCGAGGATTGGTATTGGTGCGAGAgcaaacttaacattgcagatTGGTTGACTAGAGGAAAGAAGccaagtgaaattaatcttCACAGCGATTGGCAAGAAGGACCTCTCTTTCTCAAACAACCTGAAAGCGAGTGGCCTATTTCTCGTAATTATTCTGAAGTAAGAATACCTACGACAATTATGAAGGTAGTCCACACAGTGAATGTAGGTGTTAAAGACGACTTGGCTTCTAGAATCAAGATCGAACGATTCTCAGATTATAACCGTCTATTGAGAGTGACAGCAAGGATCTTAAAGCTTTATCGCAGAGAACCCAAGGCAACCATTAAGAACGCAACACAGGAAATAACAAGTAAAGATGTAGGGACAGCGGAGGTATTCTGGATCAAAGAGGCACAACAAAATATGAAGAACGATATAAAGAATGGTACTTACAGACGTTTGTGTCCTCGATTACGAGATGATGGCATATATGTGATAAGTGGCCGTGCTGAAAAATGGCTAGAAATCGGATACAACAAGGAAGATATCATACTCCTACCATATCAGCATCGATTTGCTCGACTTTACTGCGAGTACATTCATGCTAAGGGGCATCACGGAGTTCTTACAACTGCAAGCAAGATCCGTGCAAGGTTCTGGATAACCAAATTACTTAAAATGATCCAATCTGTAAAGCTCAACTGTGTGACATGTAAGAAACTTGACAAGAAACTATCCGGACAAGTGATGGGAAACCTTCCTAAAGAACGACTCAAACCAGCACCCCCCTGGTATTCCACATCAATTGACTTATTTGGACCCTTCACGATCCGCGACGCAGTTAAGAAGCGTACTACGTCAAAAGCGTATGGGGTGATCTTTAATTGCATTGGAACCAGAGCTGTATATTTGGACCTTGCGCCAGACTACAGCACAGAACGTTTTCTTATGGTGTTGCGTAGATTTGTCTCACTTAGAGGATATCCATCAAAGGTCTATTCCGATAACGGCGCCCAACTTGTCGCAGCAAGTCAGGAACTTAAGAATGTTGCTAAATCTTGGGATTGGGAGAAGCTTAAAAGTTTTGGAGTTATGGAAGGTTTTGAATGGAACTTCACGCCAGCTGATGCACATGGCAAAATGGAACATCAGAATCTCTCATCAGATCAGTCAAACGATCACTCAAGGCTGCCATTGGAGAAGGCATTCTAA